One genomic segment of Streptomyces sp. RerS4 includes these proteins:
- a CDS encoding Crp/Fnr family transcriptional regulator produces the protein MDDVLRRAPLFAALDDEQAAELRASMGEVTLARGDALFHEGDPGDRLYVVTEGKVKLHRTSPDGRENMLAVLGPGELIGELSLFDPGPRTATATALTEVKLLGLGHGDLQPWLNARPEVATALLRAVARRLRKTNDQMSDLVFSDVPGRVARALLDLSRRFGVQSEEGIHVVHDLTQEELAQLVGASRETVNKALADFAGRGWLRLEARAVILLDVERLAKRSR, from the coding sequence GTGGACGACGTTCTGCGGCGTGCCCCGCTTTTCGCGGCGCTCGATGACGAGCAGGCCGCGGAGCTCCGCGCCTCCATGGGCGAGGTGACTCTCGCGCGCGGTGACGCCCTGTTCCACGAGGGCGACCCCGGCGACCGGCTGTATGTCGTGACCGAGGGCAAGGTGAAGCTCCACCGCACCTCCCCCGACGGTCGCGAGAACATGCTCGCCGTCCTCGGCCCCGGCGAGCTGATCGGCGAGCTCTCGCTCTTCGACCCGGGCCCGCGTACCGCCACCGCCACCGCGCTGACCGAGGTCAAGCTCCTCGGCCTGGGCCACGGCGACCTCCAGCCCTGGCTGAACGCCCGGCCCGAGGTCGCGACCGCGCTGCTGCGCGCCGTCGCCCGGCGCCTGCGCAAGACCAACGACCAGATGTCCGACCTGGTCTTCTCCGACGTCCCCGGCCGTGTGGCGCGGGCGCTCCTCGACCTGTCGCGCCGCTTCGGCGTGCAGTCGGAAGAGGGCATCCACGTCGTCCACGACCTGACGCAGGAGGAGCTGGCGCAGCTCGTCGGCGCCTCCCGCGAGACCGTGAACAAGGCCTTGGCCGACTTCGCCGGTCGCGGCTGGCTCCGGCTGGAGGCCCGCGCCGTGATCCTCCTCGACGTGGAGCGCCTCGCGAAGCGCTCCCGCTGA
- a CDS encoding ArsA family ATPase, translated as MSEGVDIVGLDTPPRLAVDALLDDPKTRIIVCCGAGGVGKTTTAAALGVRAAERGRRVVVLTIDPARRLAQSMGIDSLDNIPRRVAGVTGDGELHAMMLDMKRTFDEIVESHAEGERAQAILDNPFYQSLSAGFAGTQEYMAMEKLGQLRAKDDWDLIVVDTPPSRSALDFLDAPKRLGSFLDGKFIRVLMAPAKVGGRAGMKFLNVGMSMMTGTLSKLMGASLLKDVQTFVAAMDTMFGGFRTRADATFRLLQAPGTAFLVVAAPEPDAVREAAYFVERLAAERMPLAGLVLNRVHGSDAGQLSAERALAAAENLEEGGIVDQESGKAGLRDTADPTAADADSPGANTDGDADGDQDGDADEGTGTRTDEDAATIDEITAGLLRLHAERMQVIAREQRTRDRFTSLHPEVAVAEVAALPGDVHDLAGLRAIGERLAAEVPAGA; from the coding sequence ATGAGTGAGGGTGTGGACATCGTGGGCCTGGACACGCCGCCGCGGCTGGCGGTCGACGCGCTGCTGGACGACCCGAAGACCCGGATCATCGTGTGCTGCGGCGCGGGCGGGGTCGGCAAGACCACGACGGCCGCGGCACTCGGCGTACGGGCGGCCGAGCGGGGGCGCCGGGTGGTGGTGCTGACCATCGACCCGGCCCGCAGGCTGGCCCAGTCGATGGGGATCGACTCGCTGGACAACATCCCGCGCCGGGTGGCGGGCGTGACCGGCGACGGTGAACTGCACGCCATGATGCTGGACATGAAGCGGACGTTCGACGAGATCGTCGAGTCCCACGCGGAGGGCGAGCGGGCGCAGGCGATCCTGGACAACCCCTTCTACCAGTCCCTGTCGGCCGGGTTCGCGGGCACGCAGGAGTACATGGCCATGGAGAAGCTCGGGCAGCTGCGGGCCAAGGACGACTGGGACCTGATCGTCGTGGACACCCCGCCGAGCCGGTCCGCGCTGGACTTCCTGGACGCGCCGAAGCGGCTGGGGTCGTTCCTGGACGGGAAGTTCATCCGGGTGCTGATGGCGCCGGCGAAGGTCGGCGGCCGGGCGGGGATGAAGTTCCTGAATGTCGGCATGTCGATGATGACGGGCACGCTGAGCAAGCTGATGGGGGCCTCGCTGCTGAAGGACGTGCAGACGTTCGTGGCGGCGATGGACACGATGTTCGGCGGTTTCCGCACCCGTGCGGACGCCACTTTCCGGCTGCTCCAGGCGCCGGGTACGGCCTTCCTCGTGGTCGCTGCTCCCGAGCCGGACGCCGTGCGCGAGGCGGCGTACTTCGTCGAGCGGCTGGCCGCCGAGCGGATGCCCCTGGCCGGCCTGGTGTTGAACCGGGTGCACGGGAGTGACGCCGGTCAACTGTCGGCGGAGCGGGCGTTGGCCGCCGCCGAGAATCTTGAAGAGGGCGGCATTGTCGATCAGGAGTCCGGGAAAGCTGGACTGCGTGACACCGCGGACCCCACCGCCGCCGACGCCGACTCCCCCGGGGCGAACACGGACGGGGACGCGGACGGGGACCAGGACGGGGACGCGGACGAGGGCACAGGGACTCGCACGGACGAAGACGCGGCGACCATCGACGAGATCACCGCGGGACTGCTGCGCCTGCATGCCGAACGGATGCAGGTGATCGCGCGCGAACAGCGCACCCGCGATCGTTTCACCTCGCTCCACCCCGAGGTGGCGGTGGCCGAAGTGGCCGCCCTGCCCGGCGATGTGCACGACCTCGCCGGGCTGCGGGCCATCGGAGAGCGACTCGCGGCCGAGGTACCGGCCGGAGCGTAG
- a CDS encoding NUDIX hydrolase, with protein sequence MPNGQHGQQQPPAGGQWYPPEWPDRIRALADGSLTPVEPRRAATVMLLRDTPAGPAVHMLRRRSSMAFAGGAYAYPGGGVDPRDEDHRIGWTGPDQDAWAARLGTDAPTAQAIVCGAVRETFEEAGVLLAGRTPGTVVGDTTGDDWEADRLALVGRELSFAEFLDRRGLLLRSDLLGAWARWITPEFEPRRYDTWFFVAALPEGQRTRNASTEADRTVWIRPADAAAGYDKGELLMMPPTISTLRSLEPHASAAAALSAAAEQDLTPVLARAALVDGELVLSWPGHDEFTKRVRPGGTV encoded by the coding sequence ATGCCGAATGGTCAGCACGGTCAGCAGCAGCCCCCCGCCGGAGGCCAGTGGTACCCACCGGAGTGGCCCGACCGCATCCGCGCGCTCGCGGACGGCTCGCTCACCCCGGTGGAACCCAGACGCGCCGCCACCGTGATGCTGCTGCGCGACACTCCCGCCGGGCCGGCCGTGCACATGCTGCGCCGCCGCTCCTCGATGGCCTTCGCCGGAGGCGCGTACGCCTACCCGGGCGGCGGGGTCGACCCGCGCGACGAGGACCACCGCATCGGCTGGACCGGCCCCGACCAGGACGCCTGGGCCGCCCGCCTGGGTACGGACGCCCCCACCGCCCAGGCCATCGTGTGCGGGGCCGTCCGGGAGACCTTCGAGGAGGCCGGTGTCCTGCTCGCGGGACGGACACCCGGGACCGTCGTCGGCGACACCACCGGGGACGACTGGGAGGCCGACCGGCTGGCCCTCGTAGGGCGGGAGCTGTCGTTCGCGGAGTTCCTCGACCGGCGCGGGCTGCTGCTGCGCTCCGACCTGCTCGGGGCGTGGGCCCGCTGGATCACGCCCGAGTTCGAGCCCCGCCGCTACGACACGTGGTTCTTCGTCGCCGCCCTCCCCGAGGGGCAGCGCACCCGCAACGCCTCCACCGAGGCCGACCGGACCGTGTGGATCCGCCCCGCCGACGCCGCCGCCGGCTACGACAAGGGCGAGCTGCTGATGATGCCGCCCACCATCTCCACCCTGCGTTCCCTGGAGCCCCACGCGAGCGCCGCCGCCGCGCTGTCGGCGGCAGCCGAGCAGGACCTGACGCCCGTCCTGGCACGGGCCGCCCTCGTCGACGGCGAGCTGGTGCTGAGCTGGCCCGGACACGACGAGTTCACCAAGCGCGTCCGCCCGGGAGGCACCGTATGA
- a CDS encoding DUF4177 domain-containing protein: MTKKFEYATVPLLVHATKQILDTWGEDGWELVQVVPGPNNPEQLVAYLKREKA; the protein is encoded by the coding sequence ATGACCAAGAAGTTCGAATACGCGACCGTCCCGCTGCTCGTCCACGCCACCAAGCAGATCCTGGACACCTGGGGCGAGGACGGCTGGGAGCTCGTCCAGGTCGTGCCCGGCCCGAACAACCCCGAGCAGCTCGTGGCCTACCTCAAGCGGGAGAAGGCATGA
- a CDS encoding ArsA-related P-loop ATPase produces MSRLQVVSGKGGTGKTTVAAALALALAREGRRTLLVEVEGRQGIAQLFGTEALPYEERKIAVAPGAGGGEVYALAIDAERALLDYLQMFYKLGSAGRALKKLGAIDFATTIAPGLRDVLLTGKACEAVRRKDKAGRYVYDHVIMDAPPTGRITRFLNVNDEVAGLARFGPIHNQAQAVMKVLKSPDTAVHLVTLLEEMPVQETADGIAELEEAGLPFGRVVVNMVRPHHLDEDTLRSAADEHRAGIARALSRAGLGGARRGGPAERLVEPLLTQAAEHAGRVELEREQRAVLAGLRVPTYELPLLGSGMELAGLYELATELRKQADADE; encoded by the coding sequence GTGAGCAGGCTCCAGGTGGTCAGCGGCAAGGGCGGCACCGGCAAGACCACGGTCGCCGCGGCACTCGCGTTGGCCCTCGCGCGCGAGGGCAGGCGGACTCTTCTCGTGGAGGTCGAGGGCAGGCAGGGCATCGCACAGCTTTTCGGCACGGAAGCGCTCCCCTACGAGGAGCGCAAGATCGCCGTCGCGCCGGGCGCGGGCGGGGGTGAGGTGTACGCGCTCGCCATCGACGCCGAACGGGCGCTGCTGGACTACCTCCAGATGTTCTACAAGCTCGGCTCGGCCGGTCGCGCGCTCAAGAAGCTCGGCGCGATCGACTTCGCGACGACCATCGCCCCCGGTCTGCGGGACGTGTTGCTGACGGGCAAGGCGTGCGAGGCCGTGCGCCGCAAGGACAAGGCCGGCCGGTACGTCTACGACCACGTGATCATGGACGCGCCGCCGACCGGGCGGATCACCCGCTTCCTGAACGTCAACGACGAGGTGGCGGGGCTCGCCCGGTTCGGGCCGATCCACAACCAGGCGCAGGCCGTCATGAAGGTGCTCAAGTCCCCGGACACCGCGGTGCATCTGGTGACGCTGCTGGAGGAGATGCCCGTCCAGGAGACGGCGGACGGGATCGCGGAGCTGGAGGAGGCGGGGCTGCCCTTCGGCCGGGTCGTGGTCAACATGGTGCGCCCGCACCACCTGGACGAGGACACCCTGCGCTCCGCCGCCGACGAGCACCGCGCGGGGATCGCCCGCGCCCTGTCCCGGGCCGGACTCGGCGGGGCGCGGCGGGGCGGGCCGGCCGAACGGCTGGTGGAGCCGCTGTTGACGCAGGCGGCCGAACACGCCGGTCGCGTCGAGCTGGAGCGGGAGCAGCGCGCGGTGCTGGCGGGGCTGCGCGTGCCGACGTACGAACTCCCCTTGCTCGGCTCGGGGATGGAACTGGCCGGGCTGTACGAGTTGGCCACGGAGCTCCGCAAGCAGGCGGACGCCGATGAGTGA
- a CDS encoding MarP family serine protease, with protein sequence MNVLDILLLLAAVWFAIVGYRQGFVVGILSVVGFLGGGLVAVSLVPLIWDRVTDNGTQVSTTVVVIAVVVIIICASIGQALTTHLGNRLRRHITWSPARALDATGGALVNVVAMLLVAWLIGSALAGTSLPTLGKEVRNSKVLLGVSRVLPDQANTWFSDFSSILARNGFPQVFSPFSNEPITEVRAPDPGLADNGVAEQAKQSIVKVVGTAPGCSKVLEGTGFVFAPGKVMTNAHVVGGVGEPTVQIGGEGKLYDGKVVLYDWERDIAVLDVPKLKAPALEFTDKDATSGSDAIVAGFPENGAYDVRAARVRGRINANGPDIYHRGTVRRDVYSLYATVRQGNSGGPLLTPEGKVYGVVFAKSLDDPTTGYALTADEIRDDIRIGKTAQARVDSQGCAL encoded by the coding sequence GTGAACGTGCTGGACATCCTGTTGCTGCTCGCCGCCGTGTGGTTCGCGATCGTCGGCTACCGCCAAGGCTTCGTCGTCGGCATCCTGTCGGTGGTCGGCTTCCTGGGCGGTGGTCTCGTCGCCGTGTCCCTGGTGCCCCTGATCTGGGACCGGGTGACCGACAACGGCACCCAGGTGTCCACCACGGTCGTGGTGATCGCCGTCGTCGTGATCATCATCTGTGCCTCGATCGGGCAGGCCCTGACCACCCATCTCGGCAACCGGCTCCGCCGCCACATCACCTGGTCCCCGGCCCGCGCGCTCGACGCGACCGGCGGGGCCCTGGTGAACGTCGTCGCGATGCTGCTGGTGGCCTGGCTGATCGGCTCCGCCCTCGCGGGCACCTCGCTGCCCACCCTGGGCAAGGAGGTACGCAACTCCAAGGTGCTCCTCGGGGTGTCGCGGGTGCTGCCGGACCAGGCCAACACCTGGTTCTCCGATTTCAGTTCCATCCTCGCCCGCAACGGCTTCCCGCAGGTCTTCAGCCCGTTCTCCAACGAGCCCATCACCGAGGTGAGGGCCCCCGACCCGGGGCTCGCCGACAACGGCGTCGCCGAGCAGGCCAAGCAGTCCATCGTGAAGGTCGTCGGCACCGCCCCCGGTTGCAGCAAGGTGCTGGAGGGCACGGGCTTCGTCTTCGCGCCCGGCAAGGTGATGACCAACGCCCACGTCGTCGGTGGGGTCGGCGAGCCGACCGTGCAGATCGGCGGCGAGGGCAAGCTCTACGACGGCAAGGTCGTCCTCTACGACTGGGAGCGCGACATCGCCGTCCTGGACGTGCCCAAACTGAAGGCCCCGGCGCTGGAGTTCACCGACAAGGACGCGACGAGCGGCAGCGACGCCATCGTCGCCGGCTTCCCGGAGAACGGCGCCTACGACGTCCGCGCGGCCCGCGTTCGCGGCCGGATCAACGCCAACGGCCCGGACATCTACCACCGGGGCACCGTCCGCCGTGACGTGTACTCGCTGTACGCGACCGTCCGGCAGGGCAACTCGGGCGGCCCGCTGCTGACCCCCGAGGGGAAGGTGTACGGGGTCGTCTTCGCGAAGTCGCTCGACGACCCGACCACCGGCTACGCCCTGACGGCGGACGAGATCCGCGACGACATCCGCATCGGGAAGACCGCTCAGGCCCGGGTCGACAGCCAGGGCTGCGCGCTCTGA
- a CDS encoding alpha/beta hydrolase has protein sequence MTAPSADSGTPPTAASAVRLALPGGRAVTHRDVAANGARFHVAELGDGPLVLLLHGFPQFWWTWRHQLVALADAGYRAVAMDLRGVGGSDRTPRGYDPANLALDITGVVRSLGEPDAALVGHDLGGYLAWTAAVMRPKLVRRLVVSSMPHPRRWRSAMLGDFGQTRAGSHIWGFQRPFIPERQLAADEGALVGELIRDWSGPRLLEDDAREETLAVYRRAMCIPSTAHCSIEPYRWMMRSMARPDGLQFYRRMKRPVRVPTLHLHGSLDPVMRTRSAAGSGQYVEAPYRWRLFDGLGHFPHEEDPVAFSTELVNWLKDPEPDR, from the coding sequence ATGACAGCCCCCTCAGCGGATTCCGGCACCCCTCCGACGGCCGCCTCGGCGGTCCGGCTCGCCCTGCCCGGCGGGCGGGCGGTGACCCACCGGGACGTCGCGGCCAACGGGGCGCGCTTCCACGTCGCGGAGCTCGGTGACGGACCGCTGGTCCTGCTCCTGCACGGATTCCCACAGTTCTGGTGGACCTGGCGGCACCAGTTGGTGGCCCTCGCGGACGCCGGGTACCGCGCCGTGGCGATGGACCTGCGCGGAGTGGGCGGCAGCGACCGAACCCCGCGCGGCTACGACCCCGCGAACCTCGCGCTCGACATCACCGGCGTCGTACGGTCCCTCGGCGAGCCGGACGCCGCCCTCGTCGGCCACGACCTGGGCGGCTACCTGGCCTGGACGGCGGCCGTGATGCGGCCGAAGCTGGTGCGCCGACTGGTCGTCTCCTCCATGCCGCATCCGCGTCGTTGGCGTTCGGCGATGCTGGGCGACTTCGGGCAGACCCGCGCCGGCTCCCACATCTGGGGGTTCCAGCGGCCGTTCATCCCTGAGCGGCAGCTCGCCGCCGACGAGGGGGCGCTCGTAGGGGAACTGATCCGGGACTGGTCCGGGCCTCGGCTCCTGGAGGACGACGCGCGGGAGGAGACCCTCGCCGTCTACCGGCGGGCGATGTGCATCCCGTCGACGGCGCACTGCTCGATCGAGCCGTACCGCTGGATGATGCGGTCGATGGCCCGGCCGGACGGACTGCAGTTCTACCGACGGATGAAGCGGCCCGTACGGGTCCCCACGCTGCACCTGCACGGGTCCCTCGACCCCGTGATGCGGACGCGGAGCGCGGCCGGTTCCGGACAGTACGTGGAAGCCCCGTACCGGTGGCGGCTCTTCGACGGGCTGGGGCACTTCCCGCACGAGGAGGACCCGGTGGCGTTCTCGACGGAGCTCGTCAACTGGCTGAAGGACCCCGAACCCGACCGCTGA
- a CDS encoding WhiB family transcriptional regulator, with amino-acid sequence MGWVTDWSAQAACRTTDPDELFVQGAAQNRAKAVCTGCPVRTECLADALDNRVEFGVWGGMTERERRALLRRRPTVTSWRRLLETARTEYERSTGILTVDVDAEMDVPYETYAAAG; translated from the coding sequence ATGGGCTGGGTAACCGACTGGAGTGCGCAGGCAGCCTGCCGCACTACCGATCCGGATGAACTGTTCGTTCAAGGAGCGGCACAGAACAGGGCCAAGGCGGTGTGCACCGGATGTCCGGTGCGGACCGAGTGCCTGGCCGACGCGCTCGACAATCGTGTCGAGTTCGGAGTATGGGGCGGAATGACCGAGCGGGAACGTCGCGCTTTGCTGCGCCGGCGTCCCACCGTCACCTCGTGGCGACGGCTGCTCGAAACCGCCCGCACGGAGTACGAACGCAGTACGGGCATCCTCACCGTGGATGTCGACGCGGAGATGGACGTTCCGTACGAGACGTACGCGGCGGCCGGGTAA
- a CDS encoding RidA family protein — MTGVVEAKLAELGLTLPEVVPPLATYQPAVRSGAYVFTAGQLPMVQGKLPLTGKVGAEVSAEQAKELAATCALNALAAVKSVVGDLDRIARVVKVVGFVASAPDFTAQPGVLNGASELLGAVLGDKGVHARSAVGVAVLPLDAPVEIEIQVELLPS; from the coding sequence ATGACCGGCGTCGTCGAGGCGAAGCTCGCCGAACTGGGCCTGACCCTCCCCGAGGTCGTCCCGCCGCTGGCCACGTACCAGCCGGCCGTGCGGTCGGGCGCCTACGTGTTCACCGCCGGGCAGCTCCCGATGGTGCAGGGCAAGCTCCCGCTGACCGGCAAGGTCGGCGCGGAGGTCTCGGCGGAGCAGGCCAAGGAGCTGGCCGCCACCTGCGCGCTGAACGCGCTGGCCGCCGTCAAGTCGGTGGTCGGTGACCTCGACAGGATCGCCCGCGTCGTGAAGGTCGTCGGCTTCGTCGCCTCGGCCCCCGACTTCACCGCCCAGCCGGGCGTGCTGAACGGCGCGAGCGAGCTGCTGGGCGCGGTCCTCGGCGACAAGGGCGTGCACGCCCGCAGCGCCGTCGGCGTGGCCGTCCTGCCGCTGGACGCCCCCGTCGAGATCGAGATCCAGGTCGAACTCCTGCCTTCCTGA
- the nth gene encoding endonuclease III, with the protein MKAATPAKAAAKAVRPAKPESRLAMIRRARRINRELAEVYPYAHPELDFRNPFELLVATVLSAQTTDLRVNQTTPALFAAYPTPEDMAAADPEKLEEIIRPTGFFRAKAKSLMGLSAALRDDFGGEVPGRLEDLVRLPGVGRKTANVVLGNAFGVPGITVDTHFGRLVRRFKWTEQVDPEKVEAEICGIFPKSEWTMLSHRVVFHGRRICHARNPACGACPIAPLCPAYGEGETDPEKAKKLLKYEKGGQPGQRLSPPPDYPGLPAPPLGARTQP; encoded by the coding sequence GTGAAGGCCGCGACGCCCGCGAAGGCTGCCGCGAAGGCGGTGAGACCCGCCAAGCCCGAATCCCGCCTGGCCATGATCCGCCGCGCCCGCCGCATCAACCGCGAGCTGGCCGAGGTGTACCCGTACGCCCATCCGGAGCTGGACTTCCGCAATCCGTTCGAGCTCCTCGTCGCCACGGTCCTCTCCGCGCAGACCACCGACCTGCGGGTCAACCAGACGACGCCCGCCCTCTTCGCCGCCTATCCGACCCCCGAGGACATGGCCGCGGCCGACCCGGAGAAGCTGGAGGAGATCATCCGGCCGACCGGGTTCTTCCGGGCGAAGGCGAAGTCCCTGATGGGCCTGTCGGCGGCGCTGCGGGACGACTTCGGCGGCGAGGTGCCCGGTCGGTTGGAGGACCTGGTGCGCCTGCCCGGCGTGGGCCGCAAGACGGCGAACGTCGTCCTCGGCAACGCCTTCGGCGTCCCAGGGATCACCGTCGACACGCACTTCGGCCGCCTGGTCCGCCGCTTCAAGTGGACCGAGCAGGTGGACCCGGAGAAGGTCGAGGCCGAGATCTGCGGGATCTTCCCCAAGAGCGAGTGGACGATGCTCTCGCACCGCGTCGTCTTCCACGGCCGCCGGATCTGTCACGCCCGCAACCCCGCCTGCGGCGCCTGCCCCATCGCGCCGCTCTGCCCGGCGTACGGAGAAGGCGAAACGGACCCGGAGAAGGCGAAGAAGCTGCTGAAGTACGAGAAGGGCGGTCAGCCGGGCCAGCGGCTGAGCCCGCCCCCGGACTACCCGGGCCTGCCCGCGCCGCCCCTGGGGGCCCGTACGCAGCCCTGA
- a CDS encoding CoA pyrophosphatase, giving the protein MTRGTQDETTAAARERDGLASDGLASEGPALTTAGLPSWLDPVVEASRTVRPRQLSRFLPPEDGRGRQSAVLILFGEGPRGPELLLQERAGTLRSHAGQPSFPGGALDPEDGDPHTTGPLRAALREAEEETGLDPAGVQLFGALPRLYIPVSEFVVTPVLGWWRTPSPVGVVDPAETARVFTVPVADLTDPAHRVTVVHPRGHEGPGFTVESALVWGFTAGVIDRILHFSGWERPWDRSRRVPLDWHA; this is encoded by the coding sequence ATGACGCGCGGTACACAGGACGAGACCACGGCCGCCGCCCGCGAGCGCGACGGCCTGGCGTCGGACGGCCTGGCGTCGGAAGGTCCGGCGCTCACCACCGCCGGCCTGCCCTCCTGGCTCGACCCCGTCGTGGAGGCCTCCCGTACCGTCCGACCGCGCCAGCTCAGCCGCTTCCTGCCCCCCGAGGACGGCCGGGGTCGCCAGTCCGCCGTGCTGATCCTCTTCGGCGAGGGCCCGCGCGGCCCCGAGCTGCTGCTCCAGGAGCGCGCCGGCACCCTGCGCTCGCACGCGGGCCAGCCCTCGTTCCCCGGCGGCGCCCTCGACCCGGAGGACGGCGACCCGCACACCACCGGCCCGCTGCGCGCCGCGCTGCGCGAGGCCGAGGAGGAGACCGGGCTCGATCCGGCCGGCGTCCAGCTGTTCGGGGCGCTGCCCCGGCTCTACATCCCGGTCAGCGAGTTCGTCGTGACCCCGGTGCTGGGCTGGTGGCGTACGCCGTCCCCGGTCGGCGTGGTGGATCCGGCCGAGACGGCCCGGGTGTTCACGGTGCCCGTGGCGGATCTCACGGACCCCGCCCACCGGGTCACCGTCGTCCACCCGAGGGGCCACGAAGGGCCCGGATTCACCGTGGAGTCGGCCTTGGTCTGGGGCTTCACCGCCGGCGTGATCGACCGGATCCTGCACTTCTCGGGCTGGGAACGACCGTGGGACCGCTCACGTCGCGTGCCGCTCGACTGGCACGCGTGA
- a CDS encoding nucleotidyltransferase domain-containing protein has product MEHRGLDAYGYIEREGALGRIQPEFSGVVAAARARISEAYGRRLHSAYLYGSVPRGTARPGRSDLDLLLALHHEPTDEDRDTAEVLGQGLDEDFPQIDGVGILLYDKDTLLSEQERYDLGWFLACLCTPLLGADLAEHLPRYRPDATLARESNGDLALLLPRWRARFDAASAPAEYRRMSRFFARHLVRTGFTLVMPRWGGWTSDLTESAAIFGRYYPERAEQMRDAAVVALEPVEDPAVVRWLIEDLAPWLADEYTARHGTKTPRRTQQPA; this is encoded by the coding sequence ATGGAGCACAGAGGGCTGGACGCGTACGGGTACATCGAGCGGGAGGGCGCCCTCGGGCGGATCCAGCCGGAGTTCTCCGGCGTCGTCGCGGCGGCCCGCGCCCGGATCTCCGAGGCCTACGGGCGCCGGCTGCACAGCGCCTACCTGTACGGTTCCGTCCCGCGCGGCACGGCCCGCCCCGGCCGCTCCGACCTCGACCTCCTGCTCGCCCTGCACCACGAGCCCACCGACGAGGACCGCGACACCGCCGAGGTGCTCGGGCAGGGGCTCGACGAGGACTTCCCGCAGATCGACGGCGTCGGCATCCTGCTCTACGACAAAGACACCCTGCTGAGCGAGCAGGAACGTTACGACCTGGGCTGGTTCCTCGCCTGCCTGTGCACCCCGCTGCTCGGGGCGGACCTGGCCGAACACCTGCCCCGCTACCGGCCCGACGCCACGCTCGCCCGCGAGAGCAACGGCGACCTGGCCCTGTTGCTGCCCCGCTGGCGGGCCAGGTTCGACGCCGCCTCGGCGCCGGCCGAGTACCGCAGGATGAGCCGCTTCTTCGCCCGCCACCTGGTGCGGACCGGATTCACGCTGGTCATGCCGCGGTGGGGCGGCTGGACCAGCGATCTCACCGAGTCGGCGGCGATCTTCGGCCGCTACTACCCCGAGCGGGCCGAGCAGATGCGGGACGCCGCCGTCGTGGCGCTGGAGCCCGTCGAGGACCCGGCCGTCGTGCGGTGGCTCATCGAGGACCTCGCGCCATGGCTCGCCGACGAGTACACCGCCCGGCACGGCACGAAGACGCCGCGCCGGACGCAGCAGCCCGCCTGA
- a CDS encoding MBL fold metallo-hydrolase, translating into MTDADAVALPGQPRGVVSSGPATARAVNILAPNASAMTLDGTNTWLVCEPDSDLAVVIDPGPLDESHLRAVIDTAERAGKRIALTLLTHGHPDHAEGAGRFAELTRTKVRALDPALRLGDEGLAGGDVIAVGGLELRVVPTPGHTADSLCFHLPADRAVLTGDTILGRGTTVVAHPDGRLGDYLDSLRRLRSLTVDDGVHTVLPGHGPVLEDAQGAVEYYLAHRAHRLAQVETAVENGFLTPEAVVAHVYADVDRSLWPAATWSVRAQLEYLRDHGLIPGGPE; encoded by the coding sequence ATGACCGACGCCGACGCCGTCGCCCTCCCCGGTCAGCCCCGCGGGGTCGTCTCCTCGGGACCCGCGACCGCCCGCGCCGTCAACATCCTGGCCCCCAACGCCTCGGCCATGACCCTCGACGGCACCAACACCTGGCTGGTCTGCGAACCCGACTCCGACCTCGCCGTCGTCATCGACCCCGGCCCGCTGGACGAGTCCCACCTGCGGGCCGTCATCGACACCGCCGAACGGGCCGGCAAGCGGATCGCGCTGACCCTGCTCACCCACGGCCACCCCGACCACGCCGAGGGCGCCGGCCGCTTCGCCGAGCTGACCCGTACGAAGGTCCGCGCGCTCGACCCCGCCCTGCGGCTCGGTGACGAGGGCCTGGCCGGCGGGGACGTCATCGCCGTCGGCGGCCTGGAGCTGCGCGTCGTGCCGACCCCCGGCCACACCGCCGACTCGCTCTGCTTCCACCTGCCGGCCGACCGCGCCGTCCTGACCGGCGACACCATCCTCGGGCGCGGCACCACGGTCGTCGCCCACCCCGACGGCCGCCTCGGCGACTACCTCGACTCCCTGCGCCGGCTGCGCTCCCTGACCGTCGACGACGGCGTGCACACCGTCCTGCCGGGCCACGGGCCGGTCCTGGAGGACGCCCAGGGCGCCGTCGAGTACTACCTCGCCCACCGGGCCCACCGGCTCGCGCAGGTCGAAACGGCGGTGGAGAACGGATTCCTCACCCCCGAGGCCGTCGTCGCCCACGTCTACGCCGACGTGGACCGCTCGCTGTGGCCCGCCGCCACGTGGTCGGTCCGCGCGCAGCTCGAATACCTCCGTGATCACGGACTGATCCCGGGAGGACCCGAGTGA